CTGCCGGCGTTGCCGTGTGCCTCACGGCTCTGGCGTTGCCTCCTGGAGAACAGTCTCATGAAAAATGACATCTCAACTCACTCTTGTTCACAGCCGTTGCTTCTCTGAATATCCTAATTGCGACGTCGATCGCTCCAGTATAGCGATGGATAGCTCTCGATCGACCCCTCCACTGCCGATTGCAGGTCTCACTAGCAACTTGACCGCAACAGACACGCTCGACAACACAATAGCACTTGCCTTTTTATATGTTTACCCTTTGTGCGATAACCACGGGGGCCAAAACTCGCAGAAGCCGTCGTTGCAAATGACCTCCAGTCCAACGgttggcgatgagctcGGTATGACGGGCGTTATAGAGGCTCGGGATAGCCGTGCTGGTCTGCCGGCGCGGGCTGGATGGTGTCCTGGTTGGCTGCCGAGTGTATCTCGCGCAACCTGTCCATGGTGTCGAGAACAAACGGTCTGAGCTCATTGACCTCGAGCAGCGACAGGTTGTCGAGCTGTAAATGCGACTCGTTGAGGTGCCGCAGACCCTTGAGCACCTTGAGTTGCCGGATCTCGCGCAGATCTTGCACCTTGCTCCGCAGATCGTGCACCGGGTCGTGGAAATCGTCTGGAGCGCGCTTGAAGAGCAACTGCGCGAGCACCAGCCAGTTCCACGGCATCGCGCTGAACCGGTCGGGATGTGTCTTTTCAAACTGGATGCTGCGGTCTAGCGCCTGCAGGGTCAGCCATTGCGGCGCAATGATGCTGCATTtgttctgctgcttcagcagcagcgcaAGCCACAACGCGACCTCGGAAGACCGCGTCGCAACCAGCTGGTTGATGCTCGCATCGTCGGTCGTAATAAGAGTACATCTAATGGGCGGAGAGCCGCCCTTTGCGCCCGAACGCGCCGGCTGCCGTGTGGTGATCCGGGGGAAGATCTTTATCGGCTCATTCTCGACAATAAACTGGATTTCCTCCGGAGAAAAGGTGGACTGGAGATGATCTGGGAGCGACATGCGAATCTAGACTGCTCTCGCTCGCGAAAGACTCTTCATCGAGGCATTCTGGTTCTCTTTTGCCCTCTTCAAAGTGTATATGAAAAGTTTGCATTCTCCCACGCGCAGTAGGTTCAGTTATGCTGGGGAAAAGAGACAGTAGCTGGCTAAAGAAGAGGTGAGCTGAAAGGCGGCCAGGAGCCATGTGGAGGCAGATCCTGGGAGGCGGGTTCCGATATGATCAGCCCAATGCcgctgccaagaaactTATACTGTCGGTATTGAACTCTACGGCGACGAAACGGGAGGCGAAGGattatttgaagaaatatgcCAGCGATTCGCCGAAAATCAACCATTGTTTGGTGCTGATCCGCCATTTGAAGAGCGCAGAGCCTAGCGTGCTGTCAAGACTCTCTGGAGCTGTGAAGAAGCTGCGGATGCTCGGGTTGCGACCCATCTTTATCATTCCACCTTCAAGACACGTGAGCTGGGATGCCGAGACTTTGGATACTCTACTGACCAACTCCCGTTTGCGTCcaattcatcttcagagTGCGTTGTTCAAGGCGCCTGATGGCTCGTACACGTCGCTGTTGTCTTCGCAGACGCGGGTCTTCGATAGCGACGCTTTGAATCTGATTCCGATCATACAACCGAATGTGATCGAGGAGTCGACTGCGACCGTGAAATGTACGGATAATGTGGTAGAATTTGTGAAAAATATGCTGCCCAAGGGCGGATCCCCCTACATCGATAAGTTCTTTATTCTGAATACCGTCGGCGGGATCCCGTCTGATGAAAGGCGGAACAACGCTCACGTATTCATAAACCTATCGCAGGAGTATGAGCAACTGGCTGCCAAcctcgaagaaaaggtGGC
The nucleotide sequence above comes from Torulaspora globosa chromosome 6, complete sequence. Encoded proteins:
- the PSF2 gene encoding DNA replication protein PSF2 (ancestral locus Anc_1.300) translates to MSLPDHLQSTFSPEEIQFIVENEPIKIFPRITTRQPARSGAKGGSPPIRCTLITTDDASINQLVATRSSEVALWLALLLKQQNKCSIIAPQWLTLQALDRSIQFEKTHPDRFSAMPWNWLVLAQLLFKRAPDDFHDPVHDLRSKVQDLREIRQLKVLKGLRHLNESHLQLDNLSLLEVNELRPFVLDTMDRLREIHSAANQDTIQPAPADQHGYPEPL